The following coding sequences lie in one Prochlorococcus marinus XMU1419 genomic window:
- the secF gene encoding protein translocase subunit SecF: MKYNLELIKNKRKIIIFSVVLILLSLLGILYSTFNTSYKKPINLGMDFVGGNELRIERVCEEECSDISPDSVLKNLREISKNKKVLNNIKLQFQNNNKLISIRTPYLSIEESNNLITNLDNIIGPLNYESKDSRLIGPKLGKRLLTNCVTSLLVSLFAISLYITIRFDKKYALYALLALFHDLLIVFGIFSWLGIIFSVEVNSLFAVSLLTIAGYSVNDTVVIFDRIRENLKSMEDYNKTIQLSVNESFRRTTFTSITTLIPLISIIFFGSYSLFWFSLALSLGIIVGSYSSILLAPCLLLKD; encoded by the coding sequence ATGAAATACAATCTTGAACTAATAAAAAATAAAAGAAAGATAATTATTTTTTCAGTTGTTCTTATTTTGTTGAGTCTTTTAGGGATTTTATATTCAACTTTTAATACTTCTTATAAGAAACCTATAAATTTAGGGATGGATTTTGTTGGTGGAAATGAATTAAGAATTGAGAGAGTTTGTGAAGAAGAATGTTCTGATATTTCTCCTGATTCAGTTTTAAAAAATTTAAGAGAGATCTCAAAAAATAAAAAAGTTTTAAATAATATTAAATTACAATTCCAAAATAATAATAAATTAATTTCAATAAGAACACCTTATTTGAGTATCGAAGAATCAAATAATCTTATTACTAATCTTGATAATATTATTGGTCCTCTAAATTATGAGAGTAAGGATTCAAGATTAATAGGTCCAAAGCTTGGGAAAAGATTGCTTACTAATTGTGTTACTTCATTGTTAGTTTCTTTATTTGCAATATCTTTATATATAACTATTAGATTTGATAAAAAATATGCATTATATGCATTATTAGCTTTATTCCATGATTTATTAATTGTTTTCGGTATATTCTCTTGGTTGGGTATTATATTTTCTGTCGAGGTTAATAGTTTATTTGCTGTGTCCTTATTAACTATTGCTGGTTATTCTGTAAATGATACTGTCGTTATTTTTGATAGAATTCGTGAGAATTTAAAATCAATGGAAGACTATAACAAAACTATTCAACTATCAGTAAACGAATCATTTAGGAGAACAACGTTTACCAGTATTACAACCCTTATCCCTTTAATAAGTATAATATTTTTTGGTTCGTACTCGCTATTTTGGTTTTCTTTGGCCTTATCATTAGGTATTATAGTTGGAAGTTATTCAAGTATTTTACTTGCCCCATGTTTGTTACTTAAAGACTGA
- a CDS encoding AI-2E family transporter, translating to MNSSSYFKLVVILITSLIIWTLRDFLLLIICSLVISNIVCNLCNQIQKGLKIPRWFSLCLVLTVISVIVFTIFILVLPPFIKEFNEILVDIPNGLSKINILINTNLNKFNSFFYGEQSENVIDIFNLINNIVAIPDASTIAKAIQESFKNLINIAGNLGSGLLKLIFVLAVSLMISIEPKQYKENILLLIPKNYRNKFRNILEKCNIALANWTFSMVISSLSVGLLSLIVLSILDVKYVVSNALIAMVLNIIPNIGPVISGIFPISIALLDNFWKPLAVLGAYVIIQNIESYIIMPSIMKKKANLLPGLTLISQFGFTFIFGPLGLILSLPLAVVIQVLIKESFKDI from the coding sequence TTGAATAGTTCATCATATTTCAAGTTAGTAGTAATTTTAATCACTTCGTTAATAATTTGGACTTTGAGAGATTTTCTACTCTTAATTATTTGTTCTTTAGTAATTTCAAATATCGTATGTAATTTATGTAATCAAATTCAAAAGGGTTTGAAAATTCCCCGATGGTTTTCTTTGTGTCTTGTCTTAACTGTTATATCGGTAATAGTATTTACTATTTTCATTCTTGTATTGCCTCCATTTATAAAAGAATTCAATGAAATTCTGGTTGATATTCCAAATGGCTTATCAAAAATAAATATATTGATAAATACAAATCTGAATAAATTTAATAGTTTTTTTTATGGAGAACAATCAGAAAATGTTATAGACATTTTCAACCTTATAAATAATATAGTTGCTATTCCAGATGCCTCAACGATAGCAAAAGCTATTCAAGAAAGTTTTAAGAATTTAATAAATATAGCTGGAAATCTGGGTTCAGGTCTTTTGAAATTAATATTCGTATTAGCAGTGAGTTTGATGATTTCTATTGAACCAAAACAATATAAAGAAAATATACTTTTATTAATTCCAAAAAATTATCGCAACAAATTTAGAAATATTCTAGAAAAATGCAATATTGCATTAGCAAATTGGACCTTTTCTATGGTGATAAGCTCATTATCAGTAGGTCTATTATCATTAATAGTTTTATCCATATTAGATGTCAAATATGTTGTCTCAAATGCTTTAATAGCAATGGTTCTTAATATAATTCCAAATATAGGTCCAGTTATTAGTGGTATATTTCCAATCTCAATTGCACTACTAGATAATTTTTGGAAACCACTGGCCGTTTTAGGAGCTTATGTAATCATTCAAAATATTGAAAGTTATATAATAATGCCATCTATAATGAAGAAAAAAGCAAACTTACTTCCAGGGTTGACATTAATATCACAATTTGGGTTTACCTTCATTTTTGGTCCATTAGGCTTAATACTATCTCTTCCATTAGCTGTAGTAATACAGGTTTTAATCAAAGAATCATTTAAAGATATTTAA
- the psb28 gene encoding photosystem II reaction center protein Psb28, translating to MTANKTAKIQFYEGTNEPVVPEIRLTRSKDGTTGQALFLFEKPQALSSITDGEITGMRMIDSEGEILTREVKVKFVDGEPIFLEAVYIWKNTSDFDRFMRFANSYAKSNGLGYSEKK from the coding sequence ATGACAGCAAATAAAACCGCAAAAATACAATTTTATGAAGGAACTAATGAACCAGTAGTACCTGAAATAAGATTGACTAGGAGTAAAGATGGTACTACCGGCCAAGCATTATTTTTGTTCGAAAAACCTCAGGCATTGTCTTCAATTACAGACGGTGAAATCACGGGTATGCGTATGATTGATTCTGAAGGTGAGATACTTACTAGGGAAGTTAAAGTAAAGTTTGTTGATGGAGAACCCATATTTTTAGAAGCAGTTTATATTTGGAAGAACACATCAGACTTTGACAGATTTATGAGATTTGCAAATAGTTATGCCAAATCAAATGGATTAGGATATTCTGAGAAGAAGTAG
- the mnmH gene encoding tRNA 2-selenouridine(34) synthase MnmH — protein MYFKRKELEKFRSFKGPLIDVRSPSEYYKGHLPNSINIPLFDNDERSIIGTIYKKEGRKTAVIEGLKFLEKKINLLLDMFFMSIESYKTIPNSKEFFVRIYCSRGGMRSQSIAWLLEKYKLNLITLNGGYKIYRRWVLDSFTKKLKIVVIGGKTGTGKTRLLSLLEKNKYQTIDLEGFACHRGSTFGGLGMKEQPSNEQFENKIAEKLNSFKYSNNIFVEAESANIGKCKIPHEFFNQMKNSRRIEIIRSESNRLDELINTYSVFKKEELQESVLRIKKRLGPQRTKIALESINTEKWDLVCKSVLDYYDKCYEYEKVGKKNIELIDLTDKKYDERILELINNVL, from the coding sequence ATGTATTTCAAAAGAAAAGAACTAGAGAAATTTAGAAGTTTTAAAGGACCACTTATAGATGTTAGAAGCCCGAGTGAATATTATAAAGGACACCTGCCTAATTCTATTAATATTCCACTATTTGATAATGATGAGAGATCTATAATTGGCACGATTTATAAAAAAGAAGGAAGAAAAACAGCAGTCATAGAAGGATTAAAATTTCTTGAAAAAAAAATAAATTTACTTCTTGATATGTTCTTCATGAGTATTGAGTCTTATAAAACTATTCCTAATAGTAAAGAATTTTTTGTCAGAATATATTGCTCTAGAGGAGGAATGCGTTCACAAAGCATTGCTTGGCTTCTAGAAAAATATAAATTAAATCTCATTACACTTAATGGAGGATACAAAATATATAGAAGATGGGTATTAGATAGTTTTACAAAAAAGTTAAAAATTGTTGTTATTGGAGGGAAAACAGGCACTGGGAAGACAAGATTATTATCATTACTAGAGAAAAATAAATATCAAACTATTGATCTTGAAGGATTTGCTTGTCATAGAGGAAGTACATTTGGAGGTTTAGGAATGAAAGAACAACCTTCAAATGAACAATTTGAAAATAAAATTGCAGAAAAATTAAATTCTTTTAAATACTCTAATAATATTTTTGTAGAAGCTGAAAGTGCTAATATAGGAAAATGCAAAATCCCTCATGAATTTTTCAATCAGATGAAAAATTCTAGGAGGATTGAAATTATAAGGAGCGAATCTAATAGGTTAGATGAGTTAATAAATACGTATAGTGTTTTTAAGAAAGAGGAACTCCAAGAATCTGTATTAAGAATAAAAAAAAGATTAGGACCGCAAAGAACAAAAATAGCTCTTGAATCAATTAATACTGAGAAATGGGACTTAGTTTGCAAATCAGTTCTGGATTATTACGATAAATGTTATGAATATGAAAAGGTTGGCAAAAAAAATATAGAGTTAATAGATTTAACAGACAAAAAATATGACGAAAGGATCTTAGAGTTAATAAATAATGTTTTATAA
- a CDS encoding GUN4 domain-containing protein: MNNKEQDNYNNATLDFIKKFVDSNQRKRINSLTQIESEVENIFNLGPSLFDIFDSDGDDWAAGWILQVLKKSKPEFFENSKFKNWFNTYSDIEINYDDLQLMLVEQKFEEADRLTSSYLRKLAGKLAEKRGYVFYSEVKNMSGKDLETIDRLWTIYSTGRFGFSIQAKILKSVGKKYELMWPKIGWKKDGLWTRYPGSFCWSLDAPDGHMPLINQLRGVRLMDSILRHPAIADRHNNIL, encoded by the coding sequence ATGAATAACAAAGAACAAGATAACTATAATAATGCTACATTAGATTTTATAAAAAAATTTGTAGATTCTAATCAAAGAAAAAGAATAAATTCATTAACTCAAATAGAATCTGAAGTCGAAAATATTTTTAATCTTGGACCTTCACTGTTTGATATCTTTGATAGTGATGGAGATGACTGGGCTGCTGGGTGGATATTACAAGTTTTAAAAAAATCTAAGCCTGAATTCTTTGAAAACTCAAAATTTAAGAATTGGTTTAATACATATTCAGATATTGAAATTAATTATGATGATTTGCAATTGATGTTGGTTGAGCAAAAATTTGAAGAGGCAGATAGATTAACAAGTTCCTATTTACGAAAATTAGCTGGTAAATTAGCTGAAAAACGTGGATATGTTTTCTATAGTGAAGTTAAGAATATGTCAGGTAAAGATCTAGAAACAATAGATAGATTATGGACAATTTATTCTACTGGAAGATTTGGATTCTCAATTCAGGCAAAGATATTAAAATCAGTAGGTAAAAAATATGAATTAATGTGGCCGAAAATAGGTTGGAAAAAAGACGGCTTATGGACTAGATATCCTGGATCTTTTTGCTGGTCATTGGATGCTCCTGATGGACATATGCCTTTAATAAATCAACTTAGAGGAGTAAGACTTATGGACTCCATCCTACGGCATCCTGCTATAGCAGATAGACATAATAATATTCTTTAA
- a CDS encoding ATP-binding protein — translation MSLLRGKNILKKFFKRPRINWSHYEFESSLQLNEFVDQLLEPINNSQSSYLIKLGLHEALVNAVKHGNKLDPKKNIRVRRIITPNWCVWQIQDQGNGLDIKKREYKLPKKISSVSGRGLYIINECFDDIRWSSKGNRLQLALKR, via the coding sequence ATGTCCTTACTTCGGGGCAAAAATATTTTAAAAAAATTTTTTAAAAGACCAAGAATTAACTGGTCACACTACGAATTCGAATCATCATTACAGTTAAATGAATTTGTTGATCAATTATTAGAACCTATTAATAATTCTCAATCAAGCTATCTTATTAAACTTGGTTTACATGAAGCTCTAGTTAACGCAGTAAAACATGGAAATAAATTGGACCCTAAAAAAAATATTAGAGTAAGAAGAATAATTACTCCTAATTGGTGTGTTTGGCAAATTCAAGATCAAGGTAATGGTTTAGATATTAAAAAAAGAGAGTATAAATTACCAAAAAAAATAAGTAGTGTAAGTGGCCGTGGCCTATACATTATTAATGAATGTTTTGATGATATTAGATGGAGTAGTAAAGGTAATAGGCTTCAGTTAGCTTTAAAAAGGTGA
- a CDS encoding DUF6439 family protein — protein MTYWDKDTIQLVQSLNDKLKIDHSKWHKDKGNKYKRSAELISAGLCHLIISCNENQTIEYIEESVKWLKEINVDQPCPSKNHLFKAN, from the coding sequence ATGACCTATTGGGATAAAGATACTATTCAGCTTGTTCAAAGTCTTAATGACAAATTAAAGATAGATCATTCTAAATGGCATAAAGATAAAGGGAATAAATATAAACGATCTGCAGAACTAATTTCGGCGGGATTATGCCATTTAATTATTTCTTGTAATGAGAATCAAACTATTGAGTATATAGAAGAAAGTGTTAAATGGTTAAAAGAAATTAACGTGGATCAACCTTGCCCTAGCAAAAATCACCTTTTTAAAGCTAACTGA
- a CDS encoding class I SAM-dependent methyltransferase: MARESISKIAYKTLQQSKSIAGFAHKQISSRLMNFILPDAKLENFDIDKVLLMQIQNSMDNLREEDWNDAEKNIYPKKLLFDEPWLRYLTQYPKIWLDMPNTWDRRRKQNFDDLPKSIDKDNYPQYYLRNFHHQTDGYLSDFSASIYDLQVEILFNGSADSMRRRIIKPIKEGLKFFNNRKKSSINILDVATGSGRTLKQLRAAFPKEKITGIDLSDSYLKEASRYISDLDGDLIQLIKGNAEELPFENDSFQCISCVYLFHELPRTIRAKVLNEFFRVLEPGGILVLADSIQISDSPDFTSVMESFYKSFHEPFYCDYIKEDINSKIEEVGFKNVKSNSFFMTKVWSAVK, from the coding sequence ATGGCTAGGGAATCTATTTCAAAAATTGCATATAAAACGCTACAACAAAGTAAAAGCATTGCAGGTTTCGCTCACAAGCAGATCAGTTCAAGATTAATGAATTTTATTCTTCCCGATGCGAAGCTTGAAAATTTTGATATAGATAAGGTTCTTCTAATGCAAATCCAAAATTCAATGGATAACTTAAGAGAAGAAGACTGGAATGATGCAGAAAAAAATATATATCCAAAAAAATTATTGTTTGACGAACCATGGCTTAGATATCTAACTCAATATCCTAAAATTTGGCTCGATATGCCAAATACATGGGATAGGCGCAGAAAACAAAACTTTGATGATCTTCCAAAATCAATTGATAAAGATAATTATCCTCAATATTACTTAAGAAACTTTCATCATCAAACTGATGGTTATTTATCAGATTTTTCAGCTAGCATTTATGACCTACAAGTAGAGATACTATTCAATGGAAGTGCCGACTCAATGAGGAGAAGAATAATTAAGCCAATAAAAGAAGGTCTTAAATTTTTTAACAATAGAAAAAAAAGTTCTATAAATATACTTGATGTGGCTACAGGATCAGGAAGAACATTAAAACAATTAAGAGCCGCATTTCCAAAAGAAAAAATTACAGGAATTGATTTATCTGATTCATACTTAAAAGAGGCAAGTAGATATATTTCAGATTTAGATGGGGATTTAATTCAGTTAATAAAAGGTAATGCTGAAGAATTACCTTTTGAAAATGATAGTTTTCAATGCATTTCTTGTGTTTACTTATTTCATGAATTACCTAGAACAATTAGAGCTAAAGTATTAAATGAATTCTTTAGAGTTCTTGAACCTGGAGGGATATTAGTATTAGCTGATTCAATTCAAATAAGTGATTCACCTGACTTTACATCAGTAATGGAAAGCTTCTATAAATCCTTTCATGAGCCTTTTTATTGTGATTACATAAAAGAGGATATAAATTCCAAAATAGAGGAAGTTGGGTTTAAAAATGTAAAATCAAATTCCTTTTTTATGACCAAAGTATGGTCTGCTGTAAAGTAA
- the glnA gene encoding type I glutamate--ammonia ligase, with protein sequence MSKSPQDVLSQIKDEGIELIDLKFTDIHGKWQHLTLTSDMIEEDSFTEGLAFDGSSIRGWKAINASDMSMVPDASTAWIDPFYKHKTLSMICSIQEPRSGEPYDRCPRSLAQKALKYLESTGIADTAFFGPEPEFFLFDDVRYDSKEGSCFYSVDTIEAPWNTGRIEEGGNLGYKIQYKEGYFPVSPNDTAQDIRSEMLLLMGELGIPTEKHHHEVAGAGQHELGMKFDSLINSADNVMTYKYVVRNVAKKYGKTATFMPKPVFNDNGTGMHVHQSLWKSGQPLFFGEGAYANLSQTARWYIGGILKHAPSFLAFTNPTTNSYKRLVPGFEAPVNLVYSEGNRSAAVRIPLTGPSPKAKRLEFRSGDALANPYLAFSVMMLAGIDGIKNQIDPGDGVDVDLFELPADELAKIDTVPSSLNDSLNALKADKDYLLAGGVFTEDFIDNFIDIKYEEVQQLRQRPHPHEFFMYYDA encoded by the coding sequence ATGTCTAAATCTCCACAAGATGTTTTAAGTCAAATTAAAGACGAAGGAATTGAACTGATCGATTTAAAATTCACAGACATCCATGGTAAATGGCAACATTTAACTCTTACGTCAGACATGATAGAAGAGGATTCATTTACAGAAGGTCTAGCATTTGATGGTTCATCAATAAGAGGTTGGAAAGCAATTAATGCCTCAGATATGTCAATGGTTCCTGATGCAAGTACGGCATGGATAGATCCTTTTTATAAGCATAAAACTTTAAGTATGATTTGCTCTATTCAAGAGCCTAGAAGCGGTGAGCCATATGATAGATGTCCAAGATCATTAGCTCAAAAGGCTTTAAAATATTTAGAATCTACCGGGATAGCCGACACAGCATTTTTTGGACCAGAGCCAGAATTCTTCTTATTTGATGATGTCAGATATGATTCAAAAGAGGGTTCTTGCTTTTATAGTGTAGATACTATCGAAGCTCCATGGAACACAGGAAGAATTGAAGAAGGTGGAAATTTAGGATACAAGATCCAATATAAAGAGGGTTATTTTCCAGTTTCTCCAAATGATACTGCTCAAGATATCAGATCTGAAATGCTTCTTTTAATGGGTGAATTAGGTATACCTACTGAAAAGCATCACCATGAAGTTGCAGGTGCCGGTCAACACGAACTTGGAATGAAATTCGATTCGTTAATAAATTCTGCTGATAATGTAATGACTTATAAATACGTTGTTAGGAACGTTGCAAAAAAATATGGAAAAACTGCAACGTTTATGCCTAAGCCCGTTTTCAACGATAATGGTACAGGAATGCATGTTCACCAAAGTTTATGGAAGAGTGGGCAACCACTATTTTTTGGTGAAGGAGCATATGCAAACTTATCTCAAACAGCAAGATGGTACATCGGAGGCATACTTAAACATGCCCCTTCTTTCTTAGCATTTACTAACCCAACTACAAATAGTTATAAACGATTGGTTCCTGGATTCGAAGCACCTGTAAATTTAGTTTATTCTGAGGGCAATAGATCAGCTGCAGTAAGAATACCTTTAACAGGTCCAAGCCCCAAAGCTAAAAGATTAGAATTCAGATCAGGTGATGCACTTGCCAACCCTTACTTAGCATTCTCTGTAATGATGCTTGCTGGTATTGATGGAATTAAAAATCAAATTGACCCTGGTGATGGAGTAGATGTAGATTTATTTGAACTTCCAGCTGATGAACTTGCAAAAATTGATACAGTACCTTCATCTTTAAATGATTCACTTAATGCTCTAAAAGCAGATAAGGATTATCTATTAGCTGGTGGCGTATTTACTGAAGATTTTATTGATAACTTTATCGATATAAAATACGAAGAGGTTCAACAATTAAGACAAAGGCCTCATCCACATGAATTCTTCATGTATTACGATGCATAA
- a CDS encoding pyridoxal-phosphate-dependent aminotransferase family protein, which yields MTEAKLFPVLNKENLSHFSKTYVPSRLLLGPGPSNAHPEVLSALSLNPIGHLDEAYISLMSDVQQLLRYTWQCNNRLTLPMSGTGSAAMEASIANFIEEGEKILIAKKGYFGNRLVDMATRYKAQVSVMDKPWGEAFTYEEIKYEIETKKPAIFAIVHAETSSGVLQPLDGIGDICRKNNCLFLVDAVTSLGALELLIDEWKIDLAYSCSQKGLSCPPGLSPFTMNKRAEEKLSSRKTKVPNWYLDLSLLNKYWGSDRVYHHTAPVNMNFAIREGLRLIANEGLENIWNRHNRNAMKLWNGLESLGMELHVANDYRLPTLTTVKIPPAVDGDGFRNHLLRNFGIEIGNGLGELSGKVWRIGLMGFNSSDENVDRLLNLFDTELKKFSIFESSTF from the coding sequence TTGACAGAAGCAAAACTTTTTCCAGTTTTAAATAAAGAGAATCTATCTCATTTTTCAAAGACTTATGTTCCTTCTAGACTTTTATTAGGGCCAGGGCCTTCCAATGCTCATCCAGAAGTCTTAAGCGCTCTTTCTTTGAATCCTATTGGTCACTTAGATGAAGCATATATTTCATTGATGTCTGATGTACAGCAACTTTTAAGGTATACCTGGCAGTGCAATAATCGTCTTACACTCCCAATGAGTGGTACTGGTAGTGCAGCTATGGAAGCTTCAATAGCTAATTTTATTGAAGAAGGCGAAAAAATTTTGATTGCTAAAAAAGGATATTTTGGAAATAGATTAGTTGATATGGCAACTAGATATAAAGCTCAAGTTTCTGTTATGGATAAACCATGGGGTGAGGCTTTTACTTATGAGGAAATTAAGTATGAAATAGAGACTAAAAAACCTGCTATTTTTGCTATTGTCCATGCTGAAACCTCAAGTGGTGTTTTACAACCTCTTGATGGTATTGGAGATATATGTAGAAAAAATAACTGCTTATTTTTAGTTGATGCTGTTACTTCACTTGGAGCATTAGAATTATTAATTGATGAATGGAAAATTGATCTAGCTTATAGTTGTAGTCAGAAGGGATTAAGTTGCCCCCCAGGATTAAGCCCTTTTACAATGAATAAAAGAGCCGAAGAAAAACTAAGTTCAAGAAAAACAAAAGTACCTAATTGGTATTTAGATTTATCCCTATTAAATAAATATTGGGGTTCTGATCGTGTTTACCATCATACTGCGCCCGTAAATATGAATTTTGCTATACGCGAAGGTTTACGATTAATCGCAAACGAGGGTTTAGAGAATATTTGGAATAGACATAATCGTAATGCAATGAAACTATGGAATGGTTTAGAAAGTTTAGGCATGGAATTACATGTAGCAAACGATTATAGATTACCAACTTTAACAACAGTTAAGATTCCTCCAGCTGTTGACGGAGATGGATTTAGGAACCATCTTTTAAGAAATTTTGGAATAGAGATAGGAAATGGACTTGGAGAATTGTCTGGTAAGGTATGGCGTATAGGTTTAATGGGTTTTAATTCAAGCGATGAGAATGTTGATAGATTATTAAACCTTTTTGATACTGAATTAAAGAAATTTTCTATTTTTGAGTCCTCAACTTTTTAA
- a CDS encoding nucleoside deaminase, which translates to MRYIFENENSNKDQQKKTNIAKYTLWMNSILRRSNEIGKVELPICAIILDERGRCIGRGVNRRNTNRDPLGHAEIMALRQASLIKNDWRFNECTIITNLEPCTMCSSALIQARMGIVIFGAYDKKRGGLGGSIDLSKHKSAHHKMEIMGGILEDECSKILQLWFKKLRTQK; encoded by the coding sequence ATGAGATATATTTTTGAAAATGAAAATAGTAATAAAGATCAACAAAAAAAAACAAATATTGCGAAATACACTTTGTGGATGAATTCGATATTAAGAAGATCCAATGAAATTGGAAAAGTTGAGCTACCAATCTGTGCAATAATTTTGGATGAAAGAGGAAGATGTATCGGGAGAGGGGTTAACAGGAGGAATACAAATAGAGACCCATTAGGTCATGCAGAGATAATGGCACTTAGGCAGGCATCTCTTATAAAAAATGATTGGAGATTTAATGAATGTACTATTATCACAAATTTAGAACCTTGCACTATGTGTTCCTCTGCTCTTATACAAGCGAGGATGGGTATAGTAATTTTCGGGGCTTACGATAAGAAAAGAGGTGGATTAGGTGGCTCAATTGACCTATCAAAACATAAAAGTGCTCATCACAAAATGGAAATTATGGGAGGTATTCTAGAAGATGAATGCAGTAAAATTTTACAACTATGGTTTAAAAAGTTGAGGACTCAAAAATAG
- a CDS encoding pyridoxal phosphate-dependent decarboxylase family protein, whose protein sequence is MAEDLINNKDIYFPSYLGTNDKLITLLNRTSQILCEWFSKADKNGPLPCDESFKYIMPSEDGNSEDDLFPEIESLLNNSFNPVHPGSLAHLDPPPLIFSILGDLIAAGLNNNLLAYELSPSVTLLEDSLCKWFAKKIGFNDFSGGIAASGGTLSNLNALIAARNNAGLGTNPNSVLLLSEDAHSSFVKCIRVMGLDTTNLVRIKTDNQGRMDINDLRKSLEKCSIENKKIFAIVATLGTTIRGAIDPIKEISEICKQRNIWFHIDGSIGGIFAITSFPIEGLNNINQANSITINPQKIIGITKTSSLLLVSNMSTLENTYNTGLPYISSKDNIINRGEIGIQGSRPAEVIKLWLGLRFLGLNGIENILNSSIKRKDFFIKNISKNKFDIYSGPLHIVSFIPKKLEPKDSDTWTQTKVNELIKNNFMLSRPKFKGKYFLRVVMGNYNTKESHIEELLRLLDT, encoded by the coding sequence ATGGCTGAAGATTTAATTAATAATAAAGATATATATTTCCCCTCATATTTAGGGACTAATGACAAATTGATTACTCTTCTTAATAGAACAAGTCAAATTCTTTGTGAATGGTTCTCTAAAGCTGATAAAAATGGTCCTTTACCTTGTGATGAGAGTTTCAAGTATATTATGCCTTCAGAAGATGGTAATTCTGAAGACGATTTGTTTCCTGAGATTGAATCTCTTTTAAATAATTCATTTAATCCTGTTCATCCTGGCTCACTAGCTCATCTTGATCCCCCACCTTTGATTTTCTCTATTTTGGGAGATTTAATTGCTGCTGGTCTAAATAATAATCTTTTAGCTTACGAGTTATCACCAAGTGTAACTTTGCTTGAGGATTCATTATGCAAATGGTTTGCCAAGAAAATAGGGTTTAATGATTTCTCAGGAGGTATAGCTGCTAGCGGAGGTACATTAAGTAATCTGAATGCACTTATAGCTGCTAGAAATAATGCTGGATTAGGTACAAATCCTAATTCTGTATTACTTCTTAGTGAAGATGCTCATTCATCCTTCGTTAAATGTATAAGAGTGATGGGTCTAGATACTACTAATCTTGTCAGGATTAAAACTGATAATCAAGGTCGAATGGATATAAATGATCTCAGAAAGTCTTTAGAAAAATGTTCAATAGAAAATAAAAAAATATTTGCTATTGTTGCCACCCTTGGGACGACTATAAGAGGAGCCATTGATCCTATTAAAGAAATTAGTGAAATCTGTAAACAAAGGAACATATGGTTTCATATTGATGGTTCAATTGGAGGGATTTTTGCTATAACTTCTTTTCCAATAGAAGGTTTAAATAATATTAATCAGGCTAATTCGATAACGATAAATCCACAAAAAATCATTGGCATTACAAAGACTTCATCCTTGTTATTGGTTTCAAATATGAGTACTTTAGAAAATACTTATAATACAGGACTACCATATATATCATCTAAAGATAATATTATAAATAGAGGAGAAATAGGCATACAAGGTTCTAGACCTGCAGAAGTTATCAAACTATGGCTTGGGTTACGTTTTTTAGGTTTGAATGGAATAGAAAATATATTAAATTCATCAATTAAAAGAAAAGATTTTTTTATAAAAAATATCAGTAAAAATAAATTTGACATATATTCTGGTCCTCTTCATATTGTTTCATTCATACCAAAGAAACTTGAGCCAAAAGACTCTGATACATGGACTCAAACTAAAGTTAATGAACTAATTAAAAATAATTTTATGCTTTCTAGACCAAAATTTAAAGGTAAATATTTTTTACGGGTTGTAATGGGAAATTACAATACAAAAGAATCTCATATTGAAGAACTTTTGAGACTTTTAGATACTTAA